One genomic window of Niveibacterium sp. SC-1 includes the following:
- the xseA gene encoding exodeoxyribonuclease VII large subunit yields MSELLRRARQTLERGFPLQWIVGEVSTLTRAASGHLYFTLRDESAQVRCVMYRSRAQLVPFRLAEGQRVEIRALVTLYEARGEFQLQVEQIRQAGRGNLFEAFLRLKDRLTAEGLFDAGRKRPLPELPRGIGIVTSRQAAALHDVLVALRRRAPQLPLVIYPSPVQGDAAGAQLTAAVQKAGARAAQDGIDVLIVCRGGGSLEDLWAFNDEALARAIAASPIPVVSGVGHETDFTLADFAADLRAATPTAAAEILSAGHLAARTRLAQLRPGLVRALTRRLETAWERSDRLRARLTHPRERLARQRERLEGARHRLQRAQLARQERLRARTALAARSLQAHRPRPEVARETLRGLALELSRAVAWALERRREHVASRAVHLQHLNPQAVLARGFAIVRDEQGRIVRDAGAIAPGTLLDIRPAQGRLSARVETLPQAGSNPTGTSD; encoded by the coding sequence GTGTCGGAGCTGCTCCGACGCGCACGTCAGACGCTGGAGCGCGGGTTTCCCCTGCAATGGATCGTCGGCGAGGTCTCGACCCTGACCCGCGCCGCTTCCGGCCACCTCTACTTCACCCTGCGCGACGAGAGCGCCCAGGTGCGTTGCGTGATGTACCGCTCGCGCGCCCAGCTCGTGCCCTTCCGCCTCGCCGAGGGCCAGCGCGTCGAAATCCGCGCCCTGGTGACCCTCTACGAGGCACGCGGCGAATTCCAGCTGCAGGTCGAACAGATCCGCCAGGCCGGACGTGGCAACCTGTTCGAAGCCTTCCTGCGGCTCAAGGACAGGCTCACCGCCGAAGGTCTCTTCGACGCCGGGCGCAAGCGGCCCCTCCCGGAACTGCCGCGCGGTATCGGCATCGTCACCTCGCGCCAGGCCGCGGCCCTGCATGACGTGCTCGTGGCCCTGCGGCGCCGTGCGCCGCAATTGCCGCTGGTGATCTACCCCAGCCCGGTGCAGGGCGACGCGGCAGGAGCCCAGCTCACGGCCGCGGTGCAGAAAGCCGGCGCGCGCGCCGCGCAGGATGGCATCGACGTGCTGATCGTGTGTCGTGGCGGCGGCAGCCTGGAAGACCTCTGGGCCTTCAACGACGAAGCCCTGGCCCGCGCCATCGCGGCTTCGCCGATCCCGGTGGTAAGCGGCGTCGGCCACGAGACCGATTTCACCCTCGCGGACTTCGCCGCCGACCTGCGCGCGGCCACACCCACGGCCGCCGCGGAAATCCTCAGCGCCGGCCACCTCGCCGCCCGCACCCGCCTCGCCCAGCTGCGCCCCGGCCTCGTCCGCGCCCTGACGCGGCGGCTGGAAACCGCCTGGGAACGCAGCGACCGCTTGCGCGCGCGCCTGACCCATCCGCGCGAACGCCTCGCCCGCCAGCGCGAGCGCCTGGAAGGCGCGCGCCATCGCCTGCAGCGCGCCCAGCTCGCGCGCCAGGAGCGCCTGCGCGCAAGGACCGCCCTGGCCGCACGCAGCCTGCAGGCGCACCGGCCGCGGCCCGAAGTTGCGCGTGAGACCTTGCGCGGCCTCGCCCTGGAGCTGAGCCGCGCAGTGGCCTGGGCGCTGGAGCGCCGCCGGGAACATGTGGCCAGCCGGGCCGTCCACCTTCAGCACCTGAACCCGCAAGCCGTACTCGCTCGCGGCTTTGCCATCGTTCGCGATGAGCAGGGCCGCATCGTTCGCGACGCCGGAGCAATCGCGCCGGGTACCCTGCTCGACATCCGCCCCGCGCAAGGCCGCCTGAGCGCCCGTGTGGAAACCCTGCCACAAGCAGGGTCGAACCCCACGGGTACCAGCGACTAA
- a CDS encoding EAL domain-containing protein — protein MTDSEAHKDDELVFLDEHESGPAIEAPRKSWRVLIVDDDPDVHSTTELALRNTLILNRPLSFLHAYSASQTRELLANEGDIAVILLDVVMENEDAGLRLVKNIREDFGMSETRIILRTGQPGYAPEIDAIRDYDINDYKTKSELTRNKLYTTLTAAIRSFDQIRAITTSRRGLDLIVHASAELMALHGMRNFAAGVITQIAGLLGLRPEGLVCAQDAMDEESPESGPTIIAAAGRHTALINQPLSSIADATLREGLLRCMRERQNIYDEAGTLLFFPSQASARGDMAAFLETDDRLDETDRRLLEVFCANIAVGFDNAALFSRLHAFAYYDQLSRLPNRTHFINQIDRRLANPDHAGFVLGLVDIDHFAETNDALGHLFGDRLLQEVATRLKQSLGSQVTVARVAGDTFGLLGPAERMSPSILIALFQEPFRVDGQDLMVSATCGLLNLADSNTSGAEALKDTNIALKRAKQRSRGEVSFFTRAMGIEIQERVMLLQALRHAFDNERLFLVYQPQVDLATRRVVGLEALIRWRAENGAFIAPDRFIPLAEHSGLIVNIGEWVLRVACHQQAWLARMGFGHVRMAINVSVSQFRHPKFPFVLRRAIEDSGADPACIELEITESMAMEEADFLLLTLNKLKENGITVAVDDFGTGFSSLSYLQRLSVDRLKIDRAFVNEITDSQRGSQIPEMVIQLGHRLGLSIIAEGVEDAAQAQRLQELGCHEAQGYHFARPMEIGPLLEWLQNR, from the coding sequence GTGACCGATTCAGAGGCGCACAAGGACGACGAGCTCGTCTTCCTCGACGAGCATGAGTCGGGTCCGGCCATCGAGGCGCCGCGCAAGAGCTGGCGCGTGCTGATCGTCGATGACGATCCCGATGTGCACAGCACCACCGAGCTCGCGCTGCGCAACACGCTGATCCTCAACCGGCCGCTTTCCTTCCTGCACGCCTACTCGGCCAGCCAGACGCGCGAACTGCTCGCCAACGAAGGCGACATCGCGGTGATCCTGCTCGACGTCGTGATGGAGAACGAGGACGCCGGCCTGCGGCTGGTCAAGAACATCCGCGAAGACTTCGGCATGAGCGAGACCCGGATCATCCTGCGCACCGGCCAGCCCGGCTATGCGCCGGAGATCGACGCGATCCGCGACTACGACATCAACGACTACAAGACCAAGTCCGAGCTCACCCGCAACAAGCTCTACACCACGCTCACCGCGGCGATCCGCTCCTTCGACCAGATCCGCGCGATCACCACCAGCCGCCGCGGCCTCGACTTGATCGTGCACGCCAGCGCCGAGCTGATGGCCCTGCACGGCATGCGCAACTTCGCCGCTGGCGTCATCACCCAGATCGCCGGCCTGCTCGGCCTGCGGCCCGAAGGCCTGGTCTGCGCGCAGGACGCGATGGACGAGGAGTCGCCCGAAAGCGGTCCGACCATCATCGCCGCGGCCGGGCGCCATACGGCGCTGATCAACCAGCCCTTGTCCTCGATCGCCGATGCCACCCTGCGCGAGGGCCTGCTGCGCTGCATGCGCGAGCGCCAGAACATCTACGACGAAGCCGGAACGCTGCTGTTCTTCCCCAGCCAGGCCAGCGCGCGCGGCGACATGGCAGCCTTCCTCGAGACCGACGACCGGCTCGACGAAACCGACCGGCGCCTGCTCGAAGTCTTCTGCGCCAACATCGCGGTGGGTTTCGACAACGCCGCGCTGTTCTCGCGCCTGCACGCCTTCGCCTACTACGACCAGCTCTCGCGCCTGCCCAACCGCACCCACTTCATCAACCAGATCGACCGCCGCCTGGCCAATCCGGACCACGCGGGCTTCGTGCTCGGGCTGGTGGATATCGACCATTTCGCCGAGACCAACGACGCCCTCGGCCACCTCTTCGGCGACCGCCTGCTGCAGGAAGTCGCGACACGCCTGAAGCAGTCGCTGGGCAGCCAGGTCACGGTCGCGCGCGTGGCGGGCGACACTTTCGGCCTGCTCGGCCCGGCCGAGCGCATGTCGCCTTCCATCCTGATCGCGCTGTTCCAGGAGCCTTTCCGGGTGGATGGCCAGGACCTGATGGTCTCGGCCACCTGCGGCCTGCTCAACCTCGCCGACTCCAACACCAGCGGCGCCGAGGCGCTCAAGGACACCAACATCGCGCTCAAGCGCGCCAAGCAGCGCAGCCGCGGTGAAGTGAGCTTCTTCACCCGCGCGATGGGCATCGAGATCCAGGAACGGGTGATGTTGCTGCAGGCGCTGCGGCACGCCTTCGATAACGAGCGGCTCTTCCTCGTGTACCAACCCCAGGTGGATCTCGCGACGCGCCGCGTCGTGGGCCTTGAGGCACTGATCCGCTGGCGCGCCGAAAATGGCGCCTTCATCGCACCGGACCGCTTCATCCCGCTCGCCGAGCATTCCGGCCTCATCGTCAATATCGGCGAATGGGTGCTGCGCGTGGCCTGCCACCAGCAGGCCTGGCTCGCCCGCATGGGCTTTGGCCATGTGCGCATGGCGATCAATGTCTCGGTCAGCCAGTTCCGCCATCCGAAGTTCCCCTTCGTGCTGCGCCGCGCAATCGAGGACAGCGGCGCCGACCCAGCCTGCATCGAACTGGAGATCACCGAGTCGATGGCGATGGAAGAAGCCGACTTCCTCCTGCTCACGCTCAACAAGCTCAAGGAGAACGGCATCACCGTCGCGGTCGACGACTTCGGCACCGGCTTCTCCTCGCTCTCTTACCTGCAGCGCCTGTCGGTTGACCGGCTCAAGATCGACCGAGCCTTCGTCAACGAGATCACCGATTCGCAGCGCGGCAGCCAGATTCCGGAAATGGTGATCCAGCTCGGCCATCGCCTCGGCCTGTCGATCATCGCCGAAGGCGTGGAAGACGCGGCCCAGGCGCAGCGCCTGCAGGAACTGGGTTGTCACGAAGCGCAGGGCTACCACTTCGCACGGCCGATGGAGATCGGCCCCCTGCTCGAATGGCTGCAAAACCGCTGA
- a CDS encoding Fe-Mn family superoxide dismutase: protein MEHTLPPLPYAKDALAPHISAETFDYHYGKHHQAYVTNLNNLVKGTEYESLDLEAIVKKAPAGGVFNNAAQVWNHTFFWSSMKPAGGGQPSGALLAAINAKFGSFDAFKEAFTKSAVGNFGSGWTWLVKKADGSVDIVNTTAAGTPLTTGDTALITIDVWEHAYYIDYRNARPKFVETFLNSLVNWDFAAKNFG from the coding sequence ATGGAACACACCCTGCCCCCCCTGCCTTACGCCAAGGATGCACTCGCGCCCCACATCTCGGCCGAGACCTTCGACTACCACTACGGCAAGCACCACCAGGCCTATGTCACCAACCTGAACAACCTGGTCAAGGGCACCGAGTACGAGAGCCTGGACCTCGAAGCGATCGTCAAGAAGGCCCCGGCCGGTGGCGTGTTCAACAACGCCGCCCAGGTCTGGAACCACACCTTCTTCTGGAGCTCGATGAAGCCCGCAGGCGGTGGCCAGCCCTCCGGCGCCCTGCTCGCCGCGATCAACGCCAAGTTCGGCAGCTTCGACGCCTTCAAGGAAGCCTTCACCAAGAGCGCGGTCGGCAACTTCGGTTCCGGCTGGACCTGGCTGGTGAAGAAGGCCGACGGTTCGGTGGACATCGTCAACACCACCGCCGCCGGCACCCCGCTGACCACCGGTGACACCGCGCTGATCACCATCGATGTGTGGGAGCACGCCTACTACATCGACTACCGCAACGCCCGTCCCAAGTTCGTCGAAACCTTCCTCAACAGCCTGGTGAACTGGGACTTCGCGGCCAAGAACTTTGGCTGA